A portion of the Chelonia mydas isolate rCheMyd1 chromosome 23, rCheMyd1.pri.v2, whole genome shotgun sequence genome contains these proteins:
- the CNOT3 gene encoding CCR4-NOT transcription complex subunit 3 isoform X3, protein MADKRKLQGEIDRCLKKVSEGVEQFEDIWQKLHNAANANQKEKYEADLKKEIKKLQRLRDQIKTWVASNEIKDKRQLIDNRKLIETQMERFKVVERETKTKAYSKEGLGLAQKVDPAQKEKEEVGQWLTNTIDTLNMQVDQFESEVESLSVQTRKKKGDKDDRIEGLKRHIEKHRYHIRMLETILRMLDNDSIQVDSIRKIKDDVEYYVDSSQDPDFEENEFLYDDLDLEDIPQALVATSPPSHSHLEDEIFNQSSSTPTSTTSSSPIPPSPANCTTENSEDDKKRGRSTDSEVSQSPAKNGSKSVHNNHPPPSPAVTPSYQLGSSSSTSSSLGNGPGSSSNGAVSNSSGSGGAKAIPVAGHTPSTPTPYAQAVAPPPPGANASQPRPPSAQQNASKQNGATSECREEARFKGYSSVVADSTSDSVLGSSGPALPSQPVAHNPPSSAAKEPSGAPAPPSASSGLLVPMTVNTPSSPTPSFSEAKPSQPLLNGPPQFSSTPEIKAPEPLSSLKSMAERAAIGSSIEDPVPSLHLAERADILISSTTSQPASSQPPIQLSEVNIPLSLGVCPLGPVPLTKEQLYQQAMEEAAWHHMPHPSDSERIRQYLPRNPCPTPPYHHQMPPLHSDTVEFYQRLSTETLFFIFYYLEVQKGPLCRLERSIVPPCLAAAAAFPSGRRGEGTKAQYLAAKALKKQSWRFHTKYMMWFQRHEEPKTITDEFEQGTYIYFDYEKWGQRKKEGFTFEYRYLEDRDLQ, encoded by the exons aggcTGAGGGACCAGATCAAGACGTGGGTAGCTTCAAACGAGATCAAGGACAAGAGGCAGCTGATAGACAACCGGAAACTCATTGAGACG CAAATGGAGCGGTTCAAGGTGGTGGAGCGGGAGACCAAGACCAAAGCCTACTCCAAGGAGGGGCTGGGCCTGGCGCAGAAAGTCGACCCTGCCcagaaggagaaggaagaggtcGGCCAGTGGTTAACG aacACCATCGACACGCTGAACATGCAGGTGGATCAGTTTGAGAGCGAGGTGGAGTCACTCTCTGTGCAGACACGCAAGAAGAAGGGGGACAAGGAT GACCGGATCGAGGGGCTGAAGCGGCACATCGAAAAGCACCGGTACCACATCCGCATGCTGGAGACCATCCTGCGCATGCTGGACAATGACTCCATCCAGGTGGACTCAATCCGCAAGATCAAGGACGACGTGGAGTATTACGTGGACTCCTCGCAGGACCCCGACTTCGAGGAGAACGAGTTTCTCTACGATGACCTCGACTTAGAAGACATTC CGCAGGCTCTGGTAGCCACCTCCCCGCCCAGCCACAGCCATCTGGAGGACGAGATCTTCAACCAGTCCAGCAGCACTCCCACCTCCACCACCTCCAGCTCGCCCATTCCGCCCAGCCCTGCCAACTGCACGACG gagaaTTCGGAAGATGACAAGAAGAGGGGGCGGTCGACAGACAGCGAGGTCAGTCAG TCTCCCGCGAAGAACGGTTCGAAAAGCGTCCACAACAACCACCCCCCGCCCTCGCCGGCCGTCACACCCAGCTACCAGCtgggcagcagctccagcacctCTTCCTCGCTGGGCAACGGCCCGGGCTCCAGCAGCAACGGAGCCGTGTCCAACAGCAGCGGGAGCGGTGGGGCCAAGGCCATCCCAGTCGCCGGCCACAcgcccagcacccccaccccctacgcCCAGGCCgtcgcgcccccgccccccggtgccAACGCCTCGCAGCCCCGGCCTCCCAGCGCCCAGCAGAACGCCAGCAAGCAGAACGGGGCCACCAGTGAGTGCCGGGAGGAGGCACGGTTCAAGG GTTACAGCTCTGTGGTGGCTGACAGCACATCGGACTCCGTTCTCGGCAGCAgcggcccagcgctccccagccagccagtggcCCACAACCCGCCCAGCAGCGCTGC gaaAGAGCCCAGCGGAGCCCCTGCGCCCCCCAGTGCCAGCTCTGGCCTGCTAGTCCCCATGACGGTGAATACCCCAAGCTCCCCGACCCCGTCCTTCTCCGAAGCCAAGCCGAGCCAGCCATTGCTCAACGGGCCGCCCCAGTTCAGCTCCACGCCAGAAATCAAG GCACCCGAGCCCCTGAGCAGCTTGAAATCCATGGCAGAGCGGGCAGCCATTGGATCCAGTATAGAGGACCCAGTGCCATCTCTCCACCTGGCTGAAAGGG CAGACATTTTAATTAGTAGTACGACCTCGCAGCCGGCCTCCAGCCAGCCGCCTATCCAGCTGTCGGAGGTGAACATCCCTCTCTCCCTGGGGGTCTGCCCCCTGGGACCGGTGCCCCTCACCAAGGAGCAGCTCTACCAGCAGGCCATGGAGGAGGCAGCCTGGCATCACATGCCTCACCCCTCGGACTCAGAGAGGATCCG gcaGTACctgccccggaacccctgcccgaCCCCCCCTTACCACCACCAGATGCCTCCACTGCACTCGGacaccgtggagttctaccagcGGCTCTCGACGGAGACGCTCTTCTTCATCTTCTACTATCTGGAGGTACAGAAGGGCCCCCTCTGCAGGCTAGAGCGCTCTATAGTCCCGCCCTGTCTGGCCGCCGCTGCCGCCTTTCCCTCGGGCAGGAGGGGCGAG ggtaCCAAGGCGCAGTACCTGGCGGCCAAAGCCCTGAAGAAGCAGTCGTGGCGGTTCCACACCAAGTACATGATGTGGTTCCAGCGGCACGAGGAGCCCAAGACCATCACGGATGAGTTTGAGCAG GGCACGTACATCTACTTCGACTATGAGAAATGGGGCCAGCGGAAGAAGGAAGGGTTCACTTTCGAGTACCGGTATCTAGAAGACCGTGACCTGCAGTGA
- the CNOT3 gene encoding CCR4-NOT transcription complex subunit 3 isoform X13 yields the protein MADKRKLQGEIDRCLKKVSEGVEQFEDIWQKLHNAANANQKEKYEADLKKEIKKLQRLRDQIKTWVASNEIKDKRQLIDNRKLIETQMERFKVVERETKTKAYSKEGLGLAQKVDPAQKEKEEVGQWLTNTIDTLNMQVDQFESEVESLSVQTRKKKGDKDDRIEGLKRHIEKHRYHIRMLETILRMLDNDSIQVDSIRKIKDDVEYYVDSSQDPDFEENEFLYDDLDLEDIPQALVATSPPSHSHLEDEIFNQSSSTPTSTTSSSPIPPSPANCTTENSEDDKKRGRSTDSEVSQSPAKNGSKSVHNNHPPPSPAVTPSYQLGSSSSTSSSLGNGPGSSSNGAVSNSSGSGGAKAIPVAGHTPSTPTPYAQAVAPPPPGANASQPRPPSAQQNASKQNGATSYSSVVADSTSDSVLGSSGPALPSQPVAHNPPSSAAKEPSGAPAPPSASSGLLVPMTVNTPSSPTPSFSEAKPSQPLLNGPPQFSSTPEIKAPEPLSSLKSMAERAAIGSSIEDPVPSLHLAERADILISSTTSQPASSQPPIQLSEVNIPLSLGVCPLGPVPLTKEQLYQQAMEEAAWHHMPHPSDSERIRQYLPRNPCPTPPYHHQMPPLHSDTVEFYQRLSTETLFFIFYYLEGTKAQYLAAKALKKQSWRFHTKYMMWFQRHEEPKTITDEFEQGTYIYFDYEKWGQRKKEGFTFEYRYLEDRDLQ from the exons aggcTGAGGGACCAGATCAAGACGTGGGTAGCTTCAAACGAGATCAAGGACAAGAGGCAGCTGATAGACAACCGGAAACTCATTGAGACG CAAATGGAGCGGTTCAAGGTGGTGGAGCGGGAGACCAAGACCAAAGCCTACTCCAAGGAGGGGCTGGGCCTGGCGCAGAAAGTCGACCCTGCCcagaaggagaaggaagaggtcGGCCAGTGGTTAACG aacACCATCGACACGCTGAACATGCAGGTGGATCAGTTTGAGAGCGAGGTGGAGTCACTCTCTGTGCAGACACGCAAGAAGAAGGGGGACAAGGAT GACCGGATCGAGGGGCTGAAGCGGCACATCGAAAAGCACCGGTACCACATCCGCATGCTGGAGACCATCCTGCGCATGCTGGACAATGACTCCATCCAGGTGGACTCAATCCGCAAGATCAAGGACGACGTGGAGTATTACGTGGACTCCTCGCAGGACCCCGACTTCGAGGAGAACGAGTTTCTCTACGATGACCTCGACTTAGAAGACATTC CGCAGGCTCTGGTAGCCACCTCCCCGCCCAGCCACAGCCATCTGGAGGACGAGATCTTCAACCAGTCCAGCAGCACTCCCACCTCCACCACCTCCAGCTCGCCCATTCCGCCCAGCCCTGCCAACTGCACGACG gagaaTTCGGAAGATGACAAGAAGAGGGGGCGGTCGACAGACAGCGAGGTCAGTCAG TCTCCCGCGAAGAACGGTTCGAAAAGCGTCCACAACAACCACCCCCCGCCCTCGCCGGCCGTCACACCCAGCTACCAGCtgggcagcagctccagcacctCTTCCTCGCTGGGCAACGGCCCGGGCTCCAGCAGCAACGGAGCCGTGTCCAACAGCAGCGGGAGCGGTGGGGCCAAGGCCATCCCAGTCGCCGGCCACAcgcccagcacccccaccccctacgcCCAGGCCgtcgcgcccccgccccccggtgccAACGCCTCGCAGCCCCGGCCTCCCAGCGCCCAGCAGAACGCCAGCAAGCAGAACGGGGCCACCA GTTACAGCTCTGTGGTGGCTGACAGCACATCGGACTCCGTTCTCGGCAGCAgcggcccagcgctccccagccagccagtggcCCACAACCCGCCCAGCAGCGCTGC gaaAGAGCCCAGCGGAGCCCCTGCGCCCCCCAGTGCCAGCTCTGGCCTGCTAGTCCCCATGACGGTGAATACCCCAAGCTCCCCGACCCCGTCCTTCTCCGAAGCCAAGCCGAGCCAGCCATTGCTCAACGGGCCGCCCCAGTTCAGCTCCACGCCAGAAATCAAG GCACCCGAGCCCCTGAGCAGCTTGAAATCCATGGCAGAGCGGGCAGCCATTGGATCCAGTATAGAGGACCCAGTGCCATCTCTCCACCTGGCTGAAAGGG CAGACATTTTAATTAGTAGTACGACCTCGCAGCCGGCCTCCAGCCAGCCGCCTATCCAGCTGTCGGAGGTGAACATCCCTCTCTCCCTGGGGGTCTGCCCCCTGGGACCGGTGCCCCTCACCAAGGAGCAGCTCTACCAGCAGGCCATGGAGGAGGCAGCCTGGCATCACATGCCTCACCCCTCGGACTCAGAGAGGATCCG gcaGTACctgccccggaacccctgcccgaCCCCCCCTTACCACCACCAGATGCCTCCACTGCACTCGGacaccgtggagttctaccagcGGCTCTCGACGGAGACGCTCTTCTTCATCTTCTACTATCTGGAG ggtaCCAAGGCGCAGTACCTGGCGGCCAAAGCCCTGAAGAAGCAGTCGTGGCGGTTCCACACCAAGTACATGATGTGGTTCCAGCGGCACGAGGAGCCCAAGACCATCACGGATGAGTTTGAGCAG GGCACGTACATCTACTTCGACTATGAGAAATGGGGCCAGCGGAAGAAGGAAGGGTTCACTTTCGAGTACCGGTATCTAGAAGACCGTGACCTGCAGTGA
- the CNOT3 gene encoding CCR4-NOT transcription complex subunit 3 isoform X4 — MADKRKLQGEIDRCLKKVSEGVEQFEDIWQKLHNAANANQKEKYEADLKKEIKKLQRLRDQIKTWVASNEIKDKRQLIDNRKLIETQMERFKVVERETKTKAYSKEGLGLAQKVDPAQKEKEEVGQWLTNTIDTLNMQVDQFESEVESLSVQTRKKKGDKDKQDRIEGLKRHIEKHRYHIRMLETILRMLDNDSIQVDSIRKIKDDVEYYVDSSQDPDFEENEFLYDDLDLEDIPQALVATSPPSHSHLEDEIFNQSSSTPTSTTSSSPIPPSPANCTTENSEDDKKRGRSTDSESPAKNGSKSVHNNHPPPSPAVTPSYQLGSSSSTSSSLGNGPGSSSNGAVSNSSGSGGAKAIPVAGHTPSTPTPYAQAVAPPPPGANASQPRPPSAQQNASKQNGATSECREEARFKGYSSVVADSTSDSVLGSSGPALPSQPVAHNPPSSAAKEPSGAPAPPSASSGLLVPMTVNTPSSPTPSFSEAKPSQPLLNGPPQFSSTPEIKAPEPLSSLKSMAERAAIGSSIEDPVPSLHLAERADILISSTTSQPASSQPPIQLSEVNIPLSLGVCPLGPVPLTKEQLYQQAMEEAAWHHMPHPSDSERIRQYLPRNPCPTPPYHHQMPPLHSDTVEFYQRLSTETLFFIFYYLEVQKGPLCRLERSIVPPCLAAAAAFPSGRRGEGTKAQYLAAKALKKQSWRFHTKYMMWFQRHEEPKTITDEFEQGTYIYFDYEKWGQRKKEGFTFEYRYLEDRDLQ; from the exons aggcTGAGGGACCAGATCAAGACGTGGGTAGCTTCAAACGAGATCAAGGACAAGAGGCAGCTGATAGACAACCGGAAACTCATTGAGACG CAAATGGAGCGGTTCAAGGTGGTGGAGCGGGAGACCAAGACCAAAGCCTACTCCAAGGAGGGGCTGGGCCTGGCGCAGAAAGTCGACCCTGCCcagaaggagaaggaagaggtcGGCCAGTGGTTAACG aacACCATCGACACGCTGAACATGCAGGTGGATCAGTTTGAGAGCGAGGTGGAGTCACTCTCTGTGCAGACACGCAAGAAGAAGGGGGACAAGGAT AAGCAGGACCGGATCGAGGGGCTGAAGCGGCACATCGAAAAGCACCGGTACCACATCCGCATGCTGGAGACCATCCTGCGCATGCTGGACAATGACTCCATCCAGGTGGACTCAATCCGCAAGATCAAGGACGACGTGGAGTATTACGTGGACTCCTCGCAGGACCCCGACTTCGAGGAGAACGAGTTTCTCTACGATGACCTCGACTTAGAAGACATTC CGCAGGCTCTGGTAGCCACCTCCCCGCCCAGCCACAGCCATCTGGAGGACGAGATCTTCAACCAGTCCAGCAGCACTCCCACCTCCACCACCTCCAGCTCGCCCATTCCGCCCAGCCCTGCCAACTGCACGACG gagaaTTCGGAAGATGACAAGAAGAGGGGGCGGTCGACAGACAGCGAG TCTCCCGCGAAGAACGGTTCGAAAAGCGTCCACAACAACCACCCCCCGCCCTCGCCGGCCGTCACACCCAGCTACCAGCtgggcagcagctccagcacctCTTCCTCGCTGGGCAACGGCCCGGGCTCCAGCAGCAACGGAGCCGTGTCCAACAGCAGCGGGAGCGGTGGGGCCAAGGCCATCCCAGTCGCCGGCCACAcgcccagcacccccaccccctacgcCCAGGCCgtcgcgcccccgccccccggtgccAACGCCTCGCAGCCCCGGCCTCCCAGCGCCCAGCAGAACGCCAGCAAGCAGAACGGGGCCACCAGTGAGTGCCGGGAGGAGGCACGGTTCAAGG GTTACAGCTCTGTGGTGGCTGACAGCACATCGGACTCCGTTCTCGGCAGCAgcggcccagcgctccccagccagccagtggcCCACAACCCGCCCAGCAGCGCTGC gaaAGAGCCCAGCGGAGCCCCTGCGCCCCCCAGTGCCAGCTCTGGCCTGCTAGTCCCCATGACGGTGAATACCCCAAGCTCCCCGACCCCGTCCTTCTCCGAAGCCAAGCCGAGCCAGCCATTGCTCAACGGGCCGCCCCAGTTCAGCTCCACGCCAGAAATCAAG GCACCCGAGCCCCTGAGCAGCTTGAAATCCATGGCAGAGCGGGCAGCCATTGGATCCAGTATAGAGGACCCAGTGCCATCTCTCCACCTGGCTGAAAGGG CAGACATTTTAATTAGTAGTACGACCTCGCAGCCGGCCTCCAGCCAGCCGCCTATCCAGCTGTCGGAGGTGAACATCCCTCTCTCCCTGGGGGTCTGCCCCCTGGGACCGGTGCCCCTCACCAAGGAGCAGCTCTACCAGCAGGCCATGGAGGAGGCAGCCTGGCATCACATGCCTCACCCCTCGGACTCAGAGAGGATCCG gcaGTACctgccccggaacccctgcccgaCCCCCCCTTACCACCACCAGATGCCTCCACTGCACTCGGacaccgtggagttctaccagcGGCTCTCGACGGAGACGCTCTTCTTCATCTTCTACTATCTGGAGGTACAGAAGGGCCCCCTCTGCAGGCTAGAGCGCTCTATAGTCCCGCCCTGTCTGGCCGCCGCTGCCGCCTTTCCCTCGGGCAGGAGGGGCGAG ggtaCCAAGGCGCAGTACCTGGCGGCCAAAGCCCTGAAGAAGCAGTCGTGGCGGTTCCACACCAAGTACATGATGTGGTTCCAGCGGCACGAGGAGCCCAAGACCATCACGGATGAGTTTGAGCAG GGCACGTACATCTACTTCGACTATGAGAAATGGGGCCAGCGGAAGAAGGAAGGGTTCACTTTCGAGTACCGGTATCTAGAAGACCGTGACCTGCAGTGA
- the CNOT3 gene encoding CCR4-NOT transcription complex subunit 3 isoform X1, with protein MADKRKLQGEIDRCLKKVSEGVEQFEDIWQKLHNAANANQKEKYEADLKKEIKKLQRLRDQIKTWVASNEIKDKRQLIDNRKLIETQMERFKVVERETKTKAYSKEGLGLAQKVDPAQKEKEEVGQWLTNTIDTLNMQVDQFESEVESLSVQTRKKKGDKDKQDRIEGLKRHIEKHRYHIRMLETILRMLDNDSIQVDSIRKIKDDVEYYVDSSQDPDFEENEFLYDDLDLEDIPQALVATSPPSHSHLEDEIFNQSSSTPTSTTSSSPIPPSPANCTTENSEDDKKRGRSTDSEVSQSPAKNGSKSVHNNHPPPSPAVTPSYQLGSSSSTSSSLGNGPGSSSNGAVSNSSGSGGAKAIPVAGHTPSTPTPYAQAVAPPPPGANASQPRPPSAQQNASKQNGATSECREEARFKGYSSVVADSTSDSVLGSSGPALPSQPVAHNPPSSAAKEPSGAPAPPSASSGLLVPMTVNTPSSPTPSFSEAKPSQPLLNGPPQFSSTPEIKAPEPLSSLKSMAERAAIGSSIEDPVPSLHLAERADILISSTTSQPASSQPPIQLSEVNIPLSLGVCPLGPVPLTKEQLYQQAMEEAAWHHMPHPSDSERIRQYLPRNPCPTPPYHHQMPPLHSDTVEFYQRLSTETLFFIFYYLEVQKGPLCRLERSIVPPCLAAAAAFPSGRRGEGTKAQYLAAKALKKQSWRFHTKYMMWFQRHEEPKTITDEFEQGTYIYFDYEKWGQRKKEGFTFEYRYLEDRDLQ; from the exons aggcTGAGGGACCAGATCAAGACGTGGGTAGCTTCAAACGAGATCAAGGACAAGAGGCAGCTGATAGACAACCGGAAACTCATTGAGACG CAAATGGAGCGGTTCAAGGTGGTGGAGCGGGAGACCAAGACCAAAGCCTACTCCAAGGAGGGGCTGGGCCTGGCGCAGAAAGTCGACCCTGCCcagaaggagaaggaagaggtcGGCCAGTGGTTAACG aacACCATCGACACGCTGAACATGCAGGTGGATCAGTTTGAGAGCGAGGTGGAGTCACTCTCTGTGCAGACACGCAAGAAGAAGGGGGACAAGGAT AAGCAGGACCGGATCGAGGGGCTGAAGCGGCACATCGAAAAGCACCGGTACCACATCCGCATGCTGGAGACCATCCTGCGCATGCTGGACAATGACTCCATCCAGGTGGACTCAATCCGCAAGATCAAGGACGACGTGGAGTATTACGTGGACTCCTCGCAGGACCCCGACTTCGAGGAGAACGAGTTTCTCTACGATGACCTCGACTTAGAAGACATTC CGCAGGCTCTGGTAGCCACCTCCCCGCCCAGCCACAGCCATCTGGAGGACGAGATCTTCAACCAGTCCAGCAGCACTCCCACCTCCACCACCTCCAGCTCGCCCATTCCGCCCAGCCCTGCCAACTGCACGACG gagaaTTCGGAAGATGACAAGAAGAGGGGGCGGTCGACAGACAGCGAGGTCAGTCAG TCTCCCGCGAAGAACGGTTCGAAAAGCGTCCACAACAACCACCCCCCGCCCTCGCCGGCCGTCACACCCAGCTACCAGCtgggcagcagctccagcacctCTTCCTCGCTGGGCAACGGCCCGGGCTCCAGCAGCAACGGAGCCGTGTCCAACAGCAGCGGGAGCGGTGGGGCCAAGGCCATCCCAGTCGCCGGCCACAcgcccagcacccccaccccctacgcCCAGGCCgtcgcgcccccgccccccggtgccAACGCCTCGCAGCCCCGGCCTCCCAGCGCCCAGCAGAACGCCAGCAAGCAGAACGGGGCCACCAGTGAGTGCCGGGAGGAGGCACGGTTCAAGG GTTACAGCTCTGTGGTGGCTGACAGCACATCGGACTCCGTTCTCGGCAGCAgcggcccagcgctccccagccagccagtggcCCACAACCCGCCCAGCAGCGCTGC gaaAGAGCCCAGCGGAGCCCCTGCGCCCCCCAGTGCCAGCTCTGGCCTGCTAGTCCCCATGACGGTGAATACCCCAAGCTCCCCGACCCCGTCCTTCTCCGAAGCCAAGCCGAGCCAGCCATTGCTCAACGGGCCGCCCCAGTTCAGCTCCACGCCAGAAATCAAG GCACCCGAGCCCCTGAGCAGCTTGAAATCCATGGCAGAGCGGGCAGCCATTGGATCCAGTATAGAGGACCCAGTGCCATCTCTCCACCTGGCTGAAAGGG CAGACATTTTAATTAGTAGTACGACCTCGCAGCCGGCCTCCAGCCAGCCGCCTATCCAGCTGTCGGAGGTGAACATCCCTCTCTCCCTGGGGGTCTGCCCCCTGGGACCGGTGCCCCTCACCAAGGAGCAGCTCTACCAGCAGGCCATGGAGGAGGCAGCCTGGCATCACATGCCTCACCCCTCGGACTCAGAGAGGATCCG gcaGTACctgccccggaacccctgcccgaCCCCCCCTTACCACCACCAGATGCCTCCACTGCACTCGGacaccgtggagttctaccagcGGCTCTCGACGGAGACGCTCTTCTTCATCTTCTACTATCTGGAGGTACAGAAGGGCCCCCTCTGCAGGCTAGAGCGCTCTATAGTCCCGCCCTGTCTGGCCGCCGCTGCCGCCTTTCCCTCGGGCAGGAGGGGCGAG ggtaCCAAGGCGCAGTACCTGGCGGCCAAAGCCCTGAAGAAGCAGTCGTGGCGGTTCCACACCAAGTACATGATGTGGTTCCAGCGGCACGAGGAGCCCAAGACCATCACGGATGAGTTTGAGCAG GGCACGTACATCTACTTCGACTATGAGAAATGGGGCCAGCGGAAGAAGGAAGGGTTCACTTTCGAGTACCGGTATCTAGAAGACCGTGACCTGCAGTGA
- the CNOT3 gene encoding CCR4-NOT transcription complex subunit 3 isoform X5, with protein MADKRKLQGEIDRCLKKVSEGVEQFEDIWQKLHNAANANQKEKYEADLKKEIKKLQRLRDQIKTWVASNEIKDKRQLIDNRKLIETQMERFKVVERETKTKAYSKEGLGLAQKVDPAQKEKEEVGQWLTNTIDTLNMQVDQFESEVESLSVQTRKKKGDKDKQDRIEGLKRHIEKHRYHIRMLETILRMLDNDSIQVDSIRKIKDDVEYYVDSSQDPDFEENEFLYDDLDLEDIPQALVATSPPSHSHLEDEIFNQSSSTPTSTTSSSPIPPSPANCTTENSEDDKKRGRSTDSEVSQSPAKNGSKSVHNNHPPPSPAVTPSYQLGSSSSTSSSLGNGPGSSSNGAVSNSSGSGGAKAIPVAGHTPSTPTPYAQAVAPPPPGANASQPRPPSAQQNASKQNGATSYSSVVADSTSDSVLGSSGPALPSQPVAHNPPSSAAKEPSGAPAPPSASSGLLVPMTVNTPSSPTPSFSEAKPSQPLLNGPPQFSSTPEIKAPEPLSSLKSMAERAAIGSSIEDPVPSLHLAERADILISSTTSQPASSQPPIQLSEVNIPLSLGVCPLGPVPLTKEQLYQQAMEEAAWHHMPHPSDSERIRQYLPRNPCPTPPYHHQMPPLHSDTVEFYQRLSTETLFFIFYYLEVQKGPLCRLERSIVPPCLAAAAAFPSGRRGEGTKAQYLAAKALKKQSWRFHTKYMMWFQRHEEPKTITDEFEQGTYIYFDYEKWGQRKKEGFTFEYRYLEDRDLQ; from the exons aggcTGAGGGACCAGATCAAGACGTGGGTAGCTTCAAACGAGATCAAGGACAAGAGGCAGCTGATAGACAACCGGAAACTCATTGAGACG CAAATGGAGCGGTTCAAGGTGGTGGAGCGGGAGACCAAGACCAAAGCCTACTCCAAGGAGGGGCTGGGCCTGGCGCAGAAAGTCGACCCTGCCcagaaggagaaggaagaggtcGGCCAGTGGTTAACG aacACCATCGACACGCTGAACATGCAGGTGGATCAGTTTGAGAGCGAGGTGGAGTCACTCTCTGTGCAGACACGCAAGAAGAAGGGGGACAAGGAT AAGCAGGACCGGATCGAGGGGCTGAAGCGGCACATCGAAAAGCACCGGTACCACATCCGCATGCTGGAGACCATCCTGCGCATGCTGGACAATGACTCCATCCAGGTGGACTCAATCCGCAAGATCAAGGACGACGTGGAGTATTACGTGGACTCCTCGCAGGACCCCGACTTCGAGGAGAACGAGTTTCTCTACGATGACCTCGACTTAGAAGACATTC CGCAGGCTCTGGTAGCCACCTCCCCGCCCAGCCACAGCCATCTGGAGGACGAGATCTTCAACCAGTCCAGCAGCACTCCCACCTCCACCACCTCCAGCTCGCCCATTCCGCCCAGCCCTGCCAACTGCACGACG gagaaTTCGGAAGATGACAAGAAGAGGGGGCGGTCGACAGACAGCGAGGTCAGTCAG TCTCCCGCGAAGAACGGTTCGAAAAGCGTCCACAACAACCACCCCCCGCCCTCGCCGGCCGTCACACCCAGCTACCAGCtgggcagcagctccagcacctCTTCCTCGCTGGGCAACGGCCCGGGCTCCAGCAGCAACGGAGCCGTGTCCAACAGCAGCGGGAGCGGTGGGGCCAAGGCCATCCCAGTCGCCGGCCACAcgcccagcacccccaccccctacgcCCAGGCCgtcgcgcccccgccccccggtgccAACGCCTCGCAGCCCCGGCCTCCCAGCGCCCAGCAGAACGCCAGCAAGCAGAACGGGGCCACCA GTTACAGCTCTGTGGTGGCTGACAGCACATCGGACTCCGTTCTCGGCAGCAgcggcccagcgctccccagccagccagtggcCCACAACCCGCCCAGCAGCGCTGC gaaAGAGCCCAGCGGAGCCCCTGCGCCCCCCAGTGCCAGCTCTGGCCTGCTAGTCCCCATGACGGTGAATACCCCAAGCTCCCCGACCCCGTCCTTCTCCGAAGCCAAGCCGAGCCAGCCATTGCTCAACGGGCCGCCCCAGTTCAGCTCCACGCCAGAAATCAAG GCACCCGAGCCCCTGAGCAGCTTGAAATCCATGGCAGAGCGGGCAGCCATTGGATCCAGTATAGAGGACCCAGTGCCATCTCTCCACCTGGCTGAAAGGG CAGACATTTTAATTAGTAGTACGACCTCGCAGCCGGCCTCCAGCCAGCCGCCTATCCAGCTGTCGGAGGTGAACATCCCTCTCTCCCTGGGGGTCTGCCCCCTGGGACCGGTGCCCCTCACCAAGGAGCAGCTCTACCAGCAGGCCATGGAGGAGGCAGCCTGGCATCACATGCCTCACCCCTCGGACTCAGAGAGGATCCG gcaGTACctgccccggaacccctgcccgaCCCCCCCTTACCACCACCAGATGCCTCCACTGCACTCGGacaccgtggagttctaccagcGGCTCTCGACGGAGACGCTCTTCTTCATCTTCTACTATCTGGAGGTACAGAAGGGCCCCCTCTGCAGGCTAGAGCGCTCTATAGTCCCGCCCTGTCTGGCCGCCGCTGCCGCCTTTCCCTCGGGCAGGAGGGGCGAG ggtaCCAAGGCGCAGTACCTGGCGGCCAAAGCCCTGAAGAAGCAGTCGTGGCGGTTCCACACCAAGTACATGATGTGGTTCCAGCGGCACGAGGAGCCCAAGACCATCACGGATGAGTTTGAGCAG GGCACGTACATCTACTTCGACTATGAGAAATGGGGCCAGCGGAAGAAGGAAGGGTTCACTTTCGAGTACCGGTATCTAGAAGACCGTGACCTGCAGTGA